The genomic stretch ACTGGGACTTTTTCAAAAAGCAGGATGAATGGTTTCTTGAAAAAGAAGGTATTGATAAAGTACTAAAAAAACATCAAGCAGAATATTTGAATATCACAAACGAAGTTTGGTCTGGCGATGTTGTCGATTCAGCAACTATCAAATCTATAGTTGAAGCAAGGTACCCACCCGTAGAATCTAAAGAGTTATATTCCCGTGTTCCTCAAAAACTTTTTGATCTCCGAGGTTCTAATTTTATTAGTTTTGCTAAAGCCAAAAAAGAACGAGAATACGGAGCCTCTCTGTCTATAAAAAATAATTTTGGGCTTATTCCCGATCCACACCGGGGCAAGTATCACGATGGTAATCAACCCGAATCAAAAGTTGCCATTTCTATCTTAGATATCAACAAAATTTATCAATCTCTCTTTAAATATCATTTTGTTATCGACGGTATTTACTCTGTCGGCGATATGGATTTTGATACTTTTACTTGTCAAAATTGCCAAAATTGGGGGGTCATCCTTGGTGGCTCTAATGGTTTAGAAGTTGACCACCTTGGTCTTGCTCTCTTAAATAGCCGGTTCAACGGGCCGATGATTGAAATGGCCAAAAGTTATAAATCAATTATTGGTAATTTTGACGAATCAATTCTTGGCCAGATCCCCCCGGAATTAATTATTAAAAATTAAACTAATGAAAATATATCTTCTTTCTCCTGTTGCTCAGACAATTTTTTCTTCTGACTTTATTGATCAGCTCAAGCCATTTGGTGAAATTATCATCGACAAAGATAGCAAGCCCGTTTCCCAGATCAAAGATATTACCACTAATGAAGAAAAAATAATTGCCCTCGACCCCGATTTTTGCAGTTGGAAACTAGACAAAACCGACCTAGAGTCAATCCCCAACATCAAAGCCATTTGCATTCAATCCACCTCATTTAGTTGGATAGATATAGCCTATTGCCAATCGGTTAACATTCCGGTCATTAATATCCGAAATTATTCTACCGAATCTGTTGCCCAATGGGCCGTCATGATGGCATTAATGGTTGCCCGAAAATTACCTCTTGTCATAAAAAATAATTGGATTGCTGATTTTTCCCTCCACCCCGGTTTGGAGTTAAAAGACAAAGTTGTTGGGATTATCGGTCTTGGAAATATTGGGAAAAGAATCGCTGAAATTTGTCAAGGTTTTGGCATGAAAGTAATATACTGGTCAAAAAACTCTGTTGATAGCCGTTTCCAAAAAGTCGAATTGACAGAACTTATGTCTGCGGCAGATGTTATCTTTCCCTGTCTAGCCCAAAATTCTGACACCCAAGATATAATTACAGACAACTTAATAATGACCATGAAACCAGTATCAATATTTATAAGCATTGTCCACAAAATTTACAACCATGAACTCTTGCTCACTCTGGTTTCTGACAAAAAGATTTACGGTTACGCCTTTGAAGAATCGGAGGGGAATTTTTCAAAATATGACGGTAATATTTTTGCTTCCCCCGAGCTTGCCTGGTGTACTTCCGAATCCCTGGAACGTAATTTAAAATTTTGGTTGGAAAATATCAAAAATGCAATTAACAATGATTTTTCTAATCGTGTAAATTAACCTATGCACACCAAAAAATTCACCATCATCCACTCAAACGACATGCATGGGGATTTTCTGGCTGAAGTACAGGGAAAAGAGGGGACCACCATTGGTGGCCTGGCCCTTCTTTCGGGTTATTTAAACAAAGTCAGGTCCGAAGAAAAAAACGTTTTGTATGTTATATCGGGGGATATGGTTCAGGGGTCGTTAATCGATACCGAATACAAGGGGATTTCCACCATGGAAATTATGAATTATCTTTCCCCTGACGTCGTCGCTCTGGGTAACCACGAGTTCGACTATGGCCTTCCGCACCTTCTTTTCTTGGAAAAAATGGCCAATTTCCCAATAGTAAATGCCAATCTTTATATCAAAAACTACAACAAGCGCCTGATGAATCCTTATGTAATTCTTAAAAAAGCCGGATTTCAAATTTTGTTTACCGGTATTATTACCGAAAAGGTAATCGATTCTATTTCCCAGGACAAACTTATTGGCTCCTTTGTCACTCTGGAAGACGCCTCCAAAGAAGTCGGCAAAATCAGTAACGCCTACAAAAATGATGACATCGACCTTACCATCCTGTTGACTCATATCGGTATCGAATCCGACAAGCAATTGGCCGGCCTAATAGATCCAAGTTGGGGAGTAGACATAATAATCGGGGGGCACTCTCACACAATTTTGGAAAAACCGGAAAAAATAAACAATATTCTGATTACTCAAGCCGGGACTTCTACCAATCAAGTCGGTCGTTTTGACATTACGGTCGACGACGATACAAATTCAATTGTTGACTACAAATGGCAAATGGTCGACATTACCTCTGATATCGCTTCGCCCGACCATAAACTTTTAGAGTTTATAGAATCTTTTAAAAACGAAGTCGATTCCAAATATAGTGCCATTATTACCAAGTTTTCTCAGAAACTTGTCCACCCGGAAAGAACGATTGAAACTCCTCTCGGCAACTTAATCGCTGATATTTTTGCCCAAAATGCCCAGTGCGATGTTATGTTTTGCGGTAGCGGTGCCGTCAGGTCAAAAGAACTGGGTCCGATTGTCACCTTAAGCGACATTATCAGTTGTTTCCCTTACAACGATTCCATTACCCGATATACTATTCAGGGCAGTAAATTAAAAAGAATCTTTTCGCATACAATGAGAATTGAAAACCGCGACGGAGAAGGCGAATGTTATCAGGTTAGTCGTGGTATACAGGCTACTTACGATGACGGAAATAAGAAACTTGCTTCGCTTACATATAACGGCATACCGGTCGATGATCACAAAACCTACACTATTGCCATGAGTAGCTATACTTTTAATGGTTGTAGTAAATTTCTAAATATTTCGCCCGACGAGATGCTTCAAGATGGCCCGTCAAAAGTAGTTACCACTTCATCGCAGGATGTCCTTATCGAGTATCTTCGGTCAAATCAAAATCAGGATTCAAAAATCGAAGGCCGGCTGATTTACAAATAAAAAAGTCGTATAATCAGCCCAATGGTGATTATCAAAACACCCGGGCAAATCATAGGGATCAGACTCTCTAGCCGGTTGGCAGCAGAGACTCTTAACTATCTGGCCGATTTTTTAAAGCCCGGAATTACTACCGGGGAACTCAACACCTTGGCCCACGACTTTATTCTGTCAAAAGGAGCCATTCCGGCTCCGCTTAATTACAACGGGTTTCCCAAAAGCATTTGTACCTCTGTCAACAACGTCGTTTGTCATGGTATTCCTTCAGACACAACTGTTTTAAAAAATGGTGATTTAATCAATCTCGACATCACTACCATCCTAAACGGTTTTTATGGTGATGTCTCCGCTTCTTATCCGATAGGTCGAGTCTCCCCTCTGGCAACCAAATTATTGCAAGTCACACGGCAATCGCTTGATCTTGCCATAAAATGTTTAAAGCCGGGACGCTACCTAAACGATTGTATCGGCAAAATAATTGAGCCGTTTGTAAAAAAACACGGTTTCAGCGTTGTTAGGGATTTGGGTGGTCATGGAATTGGTTTAAACTTCCACGAAGACCCCTTTGTATTCCACTTTGATACCCACAAAAATGACGTCATTCTAAAACCTGGAATGGTTTTTACCATTGAACCCATGGTAAATGCTTCTCCAGAATGGCGGATCACCGTCGACAAAAACGACGGATGGACCATTCGTACTGCCGATGGCTCCTTGTCTTGTCAGTTCGAACACACCATTTTAATTACTCCGAATGGTTCGGAAGTATTAACTAAGTTATAATAAATCATGACCATCCTCGACGGCAAAGCTACTTCTGATAAAATTCTTCGTCACCTAAAGTCAGAAATTCCAAAATTACAAATTTCACCCTGTTTAGACATAATTCTTATTGGCAAAAATTTGTCTAGCATTAAATATGTGAAAATGAAAGAAAAAAAAGCCAAAGAGATTGGTATCAATACCAGACTATTTTCTTTTGTCGGTCAAGTCAGCACTCAGGAAATTATTGAAAAAATCAAAAAACTCAATCTTGATCCGACATCATCAGGCATTATGGTTCAGCTTCCGCTACCACCGGAATTAGATACCTCACAGATTTTAAACTCCATCGACCCCACCAAAGATGTCGACGGCCTAACCGCCACCAATCTTGGACTTTTATTTCAAAGAAACCTCTCCGCCATCGCTTCCGCCACCCCGCTTGGTGTTATAAAACTGTTGGAAGAATATAAAATTCAAATAAGCGGTAAGAACGCCGTTGTTATTGGTCGTAGTTCAGAAGTGGGTCTTCCGCTTGTGGCCTTATTAATGGCCCAAAATGCCACTGTCACCCTTTGTCATAGTTTCACCACAGATCTGAAATCAGTATGTAAAAACGCGGATATCTTAATCTCTGCTATCGGCAAGGGTGGATTTATTACCTCCGAATATGTCAAAAAAGGCGCTGTTGTGGTTGATATTGGGCTAAGCCCAGACGTTCAAACCGGCAAACTAATCGGGGATATCGATTTTGAAAGTGTGGCTACTGTTGCCGGATATATAACCCCGGTTCCCGGAGGTGTCGGGCCGATGACAGTTGCATCACTTCTCTGGAATCTCATAAAAGTTGCGTCAACAAATGGGTAATAGAGATACAGAACGTTTTCGCATGTCGTTAGCAGAACTTCATCAACTTCCGGTAGCACAAAGACTGACCAATATAAAACAACTTGACGGAACTATCATTGCCGCAAATGCTCTTGGGAGGCTGTCCAACACGGAGTTTGCTAAATTACAGTTGAGACTACAGGTCGAGGCGTCAGAAGCCAACTTACTCTTGTGGCAGCAAGATGACATCTGACGTTATTTGTTAAAATAAATCA from Candidatus Shapirobacteria bacterium encodes the following:
- a CDS encoding bifunctional UDP-sugar hydrolase/5'-nucleotidase — translated: MHTKKFTIIHSNDMHGDFLAEVQGKEGTTIGGLALLSGYLNKVRSEEKNVLYVISGDMVQGSLIDTEYKGISTMEIMNYLSPDVVALGNHEFDYGLPHLLFLEKMANFPIVNANLYIKNYNKRLMNPYVILKKAGFQILFTGIITEKVIDSISQDKLIGSFVTLEDASKEVGKISNAYKNDDIDLTILLTHIGIESDKQLAGLIDPSWGVDIIIGGHSHTILEKPEKINNILITQAGTSTNQVGRFDITVDDDTNSIVDYKWQMVDITSDIASPDHKLLEFIESFKNEVDSKYSAIITKFSQKLVHPERTIETPLGNLIADIFAQNAQCDVMFCGSGAVRSKELGPIVTLSDIISCFPYNDSITRYTIQGSKLKRIFSHTMRIENRDGEGECYQVSRGIQATYDDGNKKLASLTYNGIPVDDHKTYTIAMSSYTFNGCSKFLNISPDEMLQDGPSKVVTTSSQDVLIEYLRSNQNQDSKIEGRLIYK
- a CDS encoding DUF362 domain-containing protein, which gives rise to MIKLGSTNISKIFNQSGMDEFVLSLGLTSKKVIIKPNWVDGLEGSHTESKALDMLLTSLNRPTVVVESYTFWRTDKVFRKEGDYFSSKEATIETGKIHWDFFKKQDEWFLEKEGIDKVLKKHQAEYLNITNEVWSGDVVDSATIKSIVEARYPPVESKELYSRVPQKLFDLRGSNFISFAKAKKEREYGASLSIKNNFGLIPDPHRGKYHDGNQPESKVAISILDINKIYQSLFKYHFVIDGIYSVGDMDFDTFTCQNCQNWGVILGGSNGLEVDHLGLALLNSRFNGPMIEMAKSYKSIIGNFDESILGQIPPELIIKN
- a CDS encoding NAD(P)-dependent oxidoreductase; this encodes MKIYLLSPVAQTIFSSDFIDQLKPFGEIIIDKDSKPVSQIKDITTNEEKIIALDPDFCSWKLDKTDLESIPNIKAICIQSTSFSWIDIAYCQSVNIPVINIRNYSTESVAQWAVMMALMVARKLPLVIKNNWIADFSLHPGLELKDKVVGIIGLGNIGKRIAEICQGFGMKVIYWSKNSVDSRFQKVELTELMSAADVIFPCLAQNSDTQDIITDNLIMTMKPVSIFISIVHKIYNHELLLTLVSDKKIYGYAFEESEGNFSKYDGNIFASPELAWCTSESLERNLKFWLENIKNAINNDFSNRVN
- the map gene encoding type I methionyl aminopeptidase; its protein translation is MVIIKTPGQIIGIRLSSRLAAETLNYLADFLKPGITTGELNTLAHDFILSKGAIPAPLNYNGFPKSICTSVNNVVCHGIPSDTTVLKNGDLINLDITTILNGFYGDVSASYPIGRVSPLATKLLQVTRQSLDLAIKCLKPGRYLNDCIGKIIEPFVKKHGFSVVRDLGGHGIGLNFHEDPFVFHFDTHKNDVILKPGMVFTIEPMVNASPEWRITVDKNDGWTIRTADGSLSCQFEHTILITPNGSEVLTKL
- a CDS encoding bifunctional 5,10-methylenetetrahydrofolate dehydrogenase/5,10-methenyltetrahydrofolate cyclohydrolase, translating into MTILDGKATSDKILRHLKSEIPKLQISPCLDIILIGKNLSSIKYVKMKEKKAKEIGINTRLFSFVGQVSTQEIIEKIKKLNLDPTSSGIMVQLPLPPELDTSQILNSIDPTKDVDGLTATNLGLLFQRNLSAIASATPLGVIKLLEEYKIQISGKNAVVIGRSSEVGLPLVALLMAQNATVTLCHSFTTDLKSVCKNADILISAIGKGGFITSEYVKKGAVVVDIGLSPDVQTGKLIGDIDFESVATVAGYITPVPGGVGPMTVASLLWNLIKVASTNG